From a region of the Aeoliella mucimassa genome:
- a CDS encoding ExbD/TolR family protein, with protein sequence MKIRKNTHDDKIELQMTPMIDIVFQLLVFFIMTFKIVLPEGDFNIRMPPPAESSNEMPPDTPTLTLRMTADETGKLNGLKLGDLSFDTFQQLRAHVRKLVNDEAGPGTASDREIELQCDFDLHYEYAINAITAISGYIENGQQFKLIENIRFSEPVE encoded by the coding sequence ATGAAGATTCGCAAGAACACCCACGACGACAAGATCGAACTGCAGATGACACCGATGATCGACATCGTGTTTCAACTGTTGGTGTTCTTCATCATGACGTTCAAGATCGTTCTGCCTGAAGGCGACTTTAATATTCGCATGCCGCCGCCGGCGGAGAGTTCCAATGAGATGCCGCCCGACACGCCGACGCTCACCCTGAGGATGACCGCCGACGAGACTGGCAAACTCAACGGACTGAAGCTGGGCGATTTGAGTTTCGATACTTTTCAGCAACTGCGGGCTCATGTTCGTAAGTTGGTTAACGATGAAGCCGGTCCTGGTACGGCCAGCGATCGTGAGATCGAACTGCAGTGCGACTTCGATCTGCACTACGAGTATGCGATCAATGCCATCACTGCGATTTCGGGTTATATTGAAAACGGACAGCAATTTAAGCTGATTGAGAACATCCGTTTCTCAGAACCAGTGGAGTAA
- a CDS encoding FliO/MopB family protein, with translation MRIPPPLPAAASVLLVLAMSTSALAESLEPVAAQGPSGRSGSRPTSAYEKQDGEPLFSFATHEDEGAEPSASPTSEPATLDTTLTAIALPNSVPDGVANSATDTTTDGADSARRPHFGTTPSISNPTTAAGERSSAMVQNWARSSGMTAVTALAFVIGLFMLLAWFVKRGMPQGSQILPAEAVRMLGRIPLGGKQFGHLLHLGNKLVLVSVSQGGVEKLAEIDDPQEVVRMLAVCSKSAGKGSQKEFEEIFGQFAKEKTEPGFLGNEVSTTKGGRQYA, from the coding sequence ATGCGAATCCCTCCCCCTTTGCCCGCCGCTGCCTCAGTCCTGTTGGTGCTTGCGATGTCGACCAGTGCGCTGGCCGAATCGCTCGAACCAGTTGCCGCCCAAGGGCCGTCGGGTCGATCCGGCAGTCGTCCAACGTCGGCCTACGAAAAGCAGGATGGCGAACCGCTGTTCTCGTTTGCCACGCACGAAGACGAAGGTGCCGAACCCTCGGCGTCGCCGACGAGCGAGCCCGCAACACTCGATACCACTCTCACCGCCATTGCTTTACCCAACAGTGTTCCCGACGGGGTTGCCAACAGTGCTACCGACACCACCACCGACGGAGCCGACTCCGCCCGTCGCCCCCACTTTGGTACCACCCCCTCGATCAGCAATCCCACCACAGCAGCCGGCGAGCGCAGCTCGGCCATGGTGCAGAACTGGGCCCGCAGTTCCGGCATGACCGCGGTTACCGCGCTAGCGTTCGTCATCGGTTTGTTCATGTTGCTCGCCTGGTTCGTCAAGCGCGGCATGCCTCAAGGTTCGCAGATCCTGCCAGCCGAAGCGGTCCGCATGTTGGGTCGCATTCCCCTGGGTGGCAAACAGTTTGGCCATTTGCTGCACCTCGGCAACAAGCTGGTGCTGGTTTCAGTAAGCCAGGGTGGCGTCGAGAAGCTGGCCGAGATCGACGATCCGCAGGAAGTAGTCCGCATGCTGGCGGTTTGCTCCAAAAGCGCCGGCAAGGGAAGTCAAAAAGAGTTCGAAGAGATCTTTGGTCAGTTTGCCAAAGAGAAGACCGAGCCCGGTTTCCTCGGCAACGAGGTAAGCACCACCAAGGGAGGTCGCCAGTATGCGTAA
- the fliN gene encoding flagellar motor switch protein FliN — protein sequence MADDNLGQDDIERLLAEAQKASGQSPAPSSEPDPPTPPPAEATPPPSSPPPQKVTLDQSELDAMLSGMAGGTTPPPPEPPKAAAPAATPPTPPPAPSSSSTSSNVSQNDIELLLSQAEQAIASIDSPNELPPGIEPFRLDDFGGTPANTEAATLELVRDVQLDLKIELGRTHMHIEDVLRLSQGAVVPLDKLAGDPVDLYVNGRMIARGEVLVLNDNFCVRVTELIVGDSACA from the coding sequence ATGGCAGACGACAATCTAGGCCAAGACGATATCGAACGGCTACTGGCCGAAGCGCAAAAGGCTAGCGGGCAGTCGCCGGCTCCCTCTTCGGAGCCCGATCCTCCTACACCGCCCCCAGCGGAGGCCACTCCTCCCCCTTCCTCCCCTCCTCCTCAGAAAGTCACTTTGGACCAGAGTGAACTCGACGCCATGCTCTCGGGCATGGCAGGTGGAACGACTCCCCCCCCGCCGGAGCCACCGAAGGCGGCTGCGCCGGCCGCGACGCCGCCGACACCTCCGCCGGCCCCGAGTTCCTCTTCCACGAGTTCGAACGTCTCGCAGAACGATATTGAGCTACTCTTAAGTCAGGCGGAGCAGGCGATCGCTTCGATCGACTCGCCCAACGAATTGCCGCCAGGCATCGAGCCTTTCCGGCTCGACGATTTCGGCGGCACTCCCGCTAACACCGAAGCTGCTACGTTGGAACTCGTTCGCGACGTACAACTCGACCTCAAAATCGAACTCGGCCGCACCCACATGCATATCGAAGATGTGCTGCGACTGAGCCAGGGAGCCGTTGTGCCGCTCGATAAACTGGCCGGCGACCCGGTCGACCTGTACGTGAACGGGCGCATGATCGCCCGCGGCGAAGTGCTGGTGCTGAACGACAACTTCTGCGTTCGTGTCACCGAGTTGATCGTCGGCGACAGCGCGTGTGCTTAG
- a CDS encoding GH39 family glycosyl hydrolase, whose amino-acid sequence MLGRHPLSVTRRLVLLCFIGWTSHAIAQDELTGQPLSPFGIGSCHVNNRSVRDYERWVPQMQELGFASYRTPHCNWGSLEPEPGRWEFAELDAQMDYLDAHGFRYGALLIGNPNWNTADPPGHLPVNNLEAWSNYVTQVAKHVKGRTTRLEIWNEPPNFTGKDQTPEDYAKIVVAAYDAAKAVDPSFQIGLAAKSAHVNYLEQTIRAGAKNHFDYIVLHPYEVMDGIADNLGTEVLFVNIVPTVRKMLANCNPEKEEVPVMYTELGVDASKGLEVQADAAVKAYALSMAGGVECLMWFEGRDGDSGPMGLIDRDGNKRPVYNALSTLVHQLGAHPDYLGWVRIREQGLGFVFEGANGPAMIAWGQPGEPTELRMPNEMTVVQLASGESQQLRELSLGVTPVLFTELPDIIVNRAKANAKKPLDWGGDYTDAKEVSIEYGEQIVERGLHTRAGEDIAKAVVAYGGSARAGSVPGGNAFIVDPGFLCYDTVPIEIELEVRRQEQNENAGFKLVYESPEGFKTAGGWYTIPDNKQWHTVTFRVDDPQFVNYWGYNFLLQSDGNVYNKYYIRKATVRKLE is encoded by the coding sequence ATGCTTGGTCGCCATCCGCTATCGGTTACTCGTCGACTCGTTCTGCTGTGCTTCATCGGTTGGACGAGTCACGCAATCGCGCAAGACGAATTGACTGGGCAACCACTCAGCCCGTTTGGGATTGGAAGTTGTCATGTGAACAATCGCTCGGTTCGCGACTACGAGCGGTGGGTGCCGCAGATGCAGGAGTTGGGATTCGCTTCGTACCGCACGCCGCATTGCAACTGGGGCTCGCTCGAGCCAGAACCAGGGCGGTGGGAGTTTGCGGAACTTGACGCCCAGATGGACTATCTCGACGCGCATGGCTTCCGCTACGGCGCGCTGCTCATTGGGAATCCGAACTGGAACACGGCCGACCCACCCGGTCACTTGCCGGTGAATAACCTGGAAGCGTGGTCGAACTACGTGACGCAGGTCGCCAAGCACGTGAAGGGACGCACGACTCGGCTCGAGATTTGGAACGAGCCGCCAAACTTCACCGGCAAGGATCAAACGCCGGAGGACTACGCCAAGATTGTGGTGGCCGCTTACGACGCAGCCAAGGCGGTCGATCCGTCGTTCCAAATTGGGCTGGCGGCGAAGTCGGCCCACGTGAATTACCTGGAGCAGACTATTCGGGCGGGAGCCAAGAATCACTTTGACTACATCGTGCTGCATCCCTACGAAGTGATGGATGGCATCGCCGACAACCTGGGCACCGAGGTGTTGTTTGTGAACATCGTACCAACGGTTCGCAAGATGCTGGCCAACTGCAATCCCGAAAAAGAAGAAGTGCCGGTGATGTACACCGAGCTGGGAGTCGACGCCAGCAAGGGACTTGAAGTGCAGGCCGACGCCGCGGTGAAGGCCTACGCCCTGTCGATGGCCGGCGGTGTGGAATGCCTCATGTGGTTCGAAGGTCGCGACGGCGACAGCGGCCCGATGGGCTTGATCGATCGCGATGGAAACAAACGCCCGGTGTACAACGCCCTGAGCACGTTGGTTCACCAATTGGGGGCGCATCCTGATTACCTAGGCTGGGTGCGGATCCGCGAGCAGGGACTCGGTTTCGTGTTCGAGGGAGCGAATGGTCCGGCGATGATCGCCTGGGGTCAACCGGGCGAGCCGACCGAGTTGCGGATGCCGAACGAGATGACCGTGGTCCAGCTTGCTTCCGGCGAGTCGCAACAACTCCGCGAGCTTTCGCTGGGAGTGACTCCGGTGCTGTTTACAGAGCTGCCCGATATCATCGTGAATCGCGCGAAGGCGAACGCCAAGAAACCGCTCGACTGGGGCGGCGACTATACGGATGCCAAAGAGGTATCCATCGAGTACGGCGAGCAGATCGTCGAGCGAGGGCTGCACACCCGCGCGGGCGAAGACATTGCCAAGGCTGTGGTCGCCTACGGCGGCTCGGCCCGCGCTGGCAGCGTGCCGGGTGGCAACGCGTTTATCGTCGACCCAGGATTCTTATGCTACGACACGGTGCCGATTGAAATCGAGCTGGAAGTCCGCCGGCAAGAACAAAACGAGAACGCAGGCTTCAAGCTGGTTTACGAGTCGCCCGAAGGGTTTAAGACTGCTGGGGGATGGTACACCATTCCCGATAACAAGCAATGGCACACGGTTACCTTTCGCGTCGACGATCCGCAGTTTGTGAATTACTGGGGGTATAACTTTCTACTGCAATCCGACGGCAACGTGTACAATAAGTACTACATTCGCAAAGCGACCGTGCGAAAGCTCGAATAG
- a CDS encoding flagellar biosynthetic protein FliR, which translates to MQWLEAMLLTKVAVFTLVLGRIGALVATAPLLKLTSVPKVFRAFLAITLTMLVMPLYAHLTYTSPWNLLAFGSLLFNEILIGLMLGLGMQILFSGVQVAGQIVSHMSGMSLAEISNPEFNGSASVFTEIFHYVTMAVFVAVGGHRMMMAALLDTFEWAPPGRAMLGDSYVHVMVGLLTQSFHLGIRASAPLLIALFLSTLLLGLISRTLPQINVLAVGFGLNSMLTIGLILMSLGTVAWTFQEPIADALLTLQENVASIENTGP; encoded by the coding sequence ATGCAATGGCTAGAAGCAATGTTGCTTACCAAGGTGGCCGTGTTCACCTTGGTGCTAGGACGCATCGGCGCCCTGGTGGCGACTGCGCCGTTGCTGAAGCTAACTAGTGTGCCGAAAGTGTTCCGCGCGTTCCTGGCCATCACCCTCACGATGCTGGTGATGCCGCTCTACGCTCACCTGACCTACACCAGTCCGTGGAATCTGCTGGCGTTCGGCAGCTTGCTGTTCAACGAGATTCTGATCGGGCTGATGCTCGGCCTCGGTATGCAGATCCTCTTCTCCGGCGTGCAAGTCGCAGGGCAGATCGTCTCGCACATGAGCGGCATGTCGCTCGCTGAAATCTCGAACCCCGAGTTTAATGGCTCGGCTTCCGTGTTCACCGAGATCTTCCACTACGTCACCATGGCAGTGTTCGTCGCTGTGGGTGGGCATCGCATGATGATGGCCGCCCTGCTCGACACGTTCGAATGGGCCCCGCCCGGGCGGGCGATGCTCGGCGACTCGTACGTGCATGTGATGGTCGGCCTGCTGACGCAGAGCTTCCACCTCGGCATCCGAGCATCGGCTCCGCTATTGATTGCACTGTTCCTATCGACGCTGCTCCTCGGTTTGATTAGTCGCACGCTGCCGCAGATTAACGTGCTTGCGGTCGGTTTTGGCTTGAACAGCATGCTCACCATCGGGCTGATCCTCATGTCGCTCGGCACCGTGGCCTGGACCTTTCAAGAACCGATTGCCGACGCCCTGCTCACATTGCAGGAGAATGTTGCCTCGATCGAAAACACAGGGCCTTAA
- the fliP gene encoding flagellar type III secretion system pore protein FliP (The bacterial flagellar biogenesis protein FliP forms a type III secretion system (T3SS)-type pore required for flagellar assembly.), with amino-acid sequence MRNGKPMIIALLTMLLLGCCAHQAIAQQELISNSLVEQVGGPNDWTKPERLTSTLQVMLMLTVVSLAPAILLMTTSFVRIVVVLGLLRQALGTQQLPPSQVITSIAMFVTLLLMMPVWQQSYDQGIKPYTENEISIDEAFTRSVAPMRKFMAQQIERTNNHDDVHLFLSYMPGEIDPATGELYTNYAYYEVQSDERAVPLQALLPAFMLSELKTAFLIGFQIYLPFVILDIVVASVTISMGMLMLPPVLISLPFKLLLFVLVDGWRLVIEMLLQSFQVFV; translated from the coding sequence ATGCGTAACGGCAAACCAATGATCATCGCTCTGCTCACCATGCTACTGTTGGGCTGCTGCGCCCATCAGGCGATCGCACAGCAAGAATTGATCAGCAACTCGCTGGTGGAACAAGTCGGTGGGCCCAACGATTGGACCAAGCCGGAGCGGCTCACATCGACGCTGCAAGTGATGCTGATGCTCACCGTGGTGAGTTTGGCACCTGCGATTTTGTTGATGACCACCAGCTTTGTCCGCATCGTGGTGGTACTCGGCTTGTTGCGTCAGGCACTCGGCACGCAGCAGTTGCCGCCGAGCCAGGTGATTACGTCGATCGCGATGTTCGTCACGCTGCTGCTGATGATGCCAGTTTGGCAGCAGAGCTACGACCAAGGCATCAAACCTTACACCGAGAACGAAATCAGCATCGACGAGGCCTTCACACGCAGTGTCGCTCCGATGCGGAAGTTCATGGCTCAACAGATTGAACGTACCAACAACCACGACGACGTCCACCTGTTCCTGAGCTACATGCCTGGCGAGATCGATCCCGCGACCGGCGAACTCTACACGAACTACGCCTACTACGAAGTGCAGTCGGACGAGCGGGCGGTGCCGCTGCAGGCGCTGTTGCCCGCGTTCATGCTGAGCGAACTGAAAACCGCATTCCTCATCGGCTTTCAGATCTACTTGCCGTTTGTGATTCTCGACATCGTCGTGGCCAGCGTGACCATCTCGATGGGCATGCTGATGTTGCCACCGGTGTTGATCTCGCTTCCCTTCAAGCTGTTGCTGTTTGTGCTTGTCGATGGCTGGCGGCTGGTGATCGAGATGTTGCTCCAGAGTTTCCAAGTGTTTGTTTAA
- a CDS encoding MotA/TolQ/ExbB proton channel family protein, whose translation MALVIALGVWIASPPAAVAQDDNAEAPAAAADGGDAPAANPATGTAPEKKLNYLAWVYDALGIGYSLIFLALSFTLVALFVMNLLQARRENVLPTDLLEGFEAHLNAKQFQEAYELASSDESFLGKVLSAGLGKVSKGYDQALEAMQEVGEDESMKLEHRLSYMALIGTISPMVGLFGTVHGMISSFQEIATSASTPPPSELAKGISTALFTTLLGLAIAIPAIAAYNIIRNRIDRLVLEVGIASEGLMSRFQNAGKKQQ comes from the coding sequence ATGGCGCTGGTGATTGCCCTGGGCGTGTGGATTGCATCGCCTCCGGCCGCGGTGGCCCAAGACGACAATGCCGAAGCACCGGCAGCGGCTGCCGACGGTGGTGACGCTCCCGCAGCGAACCCAGCTACCGGCACGGCTCCGGAAAAGAAACTCAACTACCTGGCGTGGGTCTACGACGCCCTTGGTATCGGCTACAGCCTGATCTTCCTGGCCTTGTCGTTTACGCTGGTCGCCCTGTTTGTGATGAACCTGCTGCAGGCCCGCCGCGAGAACGTGCTGCCAACTGACTTGCTCGAGGGTTTCGAAGCTCATCTGAACGCGAAGCAGTTTCAGGAAGCCTACGAACTGGCCAGCTCCGACGAGTCGTTCCTCGGCAAGGTGCTGTCGGCCGGGTTGGGCAAGGTATCCAAGGGATACGACCAAGCGCTCGAAGCGATGCAGGAAGTCGGCGAAGACGAATCGATGAAGCTCGAGCACCGCTTGAGCTACATGGCGTTGATCGGCACCATCAGCCCAATGGTCGGACTGTTCGGAACCGTACACGGTATGATTAGCTCGTTCCAGGAGATCGCCACCTCGGCAAGTACCCCTCCGCCATCGGAACTGGCGAAAGGTATTTCGACCGCGTTGTTCACCACGCTGTTGGGCCTGGCGATCGCGATTCCGGCGATTGCTGCTTACAACATCATTCGCAATCGCATCGATCGACTCGTGCTCGAAGTCGGCATCGCCAGCGAAGGGCTGATGAGCCGATTCCAGAATGCTGGCAAGAAGCAGCAATAG
- a CDS encoding flagellar basal body-associated FliL family protein, whose translation MADSPETTNEPVKKGFGLIGLIKAVVVVTLIVVVEVGAASVFIPTAQDAESTARKVAAAEEGDLEDEDAKAKAKAQEAALLAEKSTLEANLGLFNVTRYNPENDTTLIVDFELFGVVLSDDESDFFAQFERNKVRFREQVIMTLGSADSTDLTDPELALLKRRILEKTNRALGKPLVQEVLFSKFNFVER comes from the coding sequence ATGGCAGACTCTCCAGAAACCACGAACGAGCCCGTTAAGAAAGGCTTCGGTCTGATCGGATTGATCAAGGCCGTGGTGGTGGTCACCCTTATTGTCGTGGTGGAAGTCGGCGCTGCTTCGGTGTTCATCCCGACCGCTCAGGATGCCGAAAGCACCGCTCGCAAAGTAGCTGCTGCCGAAGAGGGCGATCTGGAAGACGAAGACGCCAAGGCCAAGGCCAAAGCCCAGGAAGCTGCCTTGCTGGCCGAAAAGTCGACGCTCGAAGCCAACCTGGGGCTTTTCAACGTCACACGCTACAACCCCGAGAACGACACCACGCTGATCGTCGACTTCGAACTGTTCGGCGTGGTGCTATCCGACGACGAGTCCGATTTCTTCGCTCAGTTTGAAAGGAACAAAGTGCGGTTCCGCGAGCAGGTGATCATGACACTCGGTAGCGCTGATAGCACCGATCTCACCGATCCGGAGTTGGCCTTGCTAAAACGCCGGATATTAGAGAAAACCAACCGCGCCCTGGGCAAACCACTGGTGCAAGAAGTGCTGTTCAGCAAGTTCAACTTCGTCGAACGCTAA
- the flhB gene encoding flagellar biosynthesis protein FlhB, whose translation MAEDSGEKSFDATPHRRQQAREKGQVAYSQDLGSAVLLLIAAGLLRLMGSTVVESATDLLIRNLGEVDSLTGDRELLLTQLQRAIGGIGLAVLPILFLLMLAAAGSTVLQIGFLFVPDRLAPDFSRLNPLSGVQRIVSMQGVARLGFGLLKVAIVASVAGAAIYARWDQILLSSSLEIGQIAMMLIDVTIATLLWVGGALLTLALFDFAFQKWKHEQDLKMTHQEIKEEMKNMQGDPQIIARRRQVQRQMVMNRMSGAVPQADVVVTNPTELAVAIKYEHGVMAAPVVVAKGAGVLAQRIRRLALENNIPIVERKPLAQLLYKEVDVNHPIPDGSYAAVAEVLAYVYQLKGKKIPGMKRAA comes from the coding sequence ATGGCCGAAGATTCGGGCGAAAAGAGTTTTGACGCAACCCCGCACCGCCGGCAACAAGCCCGCGAGAAGGGTCAGGTTGCGTACAGCCAGGATCTCGGTTCGGCGGTGTTGCTACTGATCGCAGCAGGTCTGTTGCGATTGATGGGGTCGACGGTCGTCGAATCGGCCACCGACCTGCTGATTCGAAACCTGGGAGAAGTCGACTCGCTCACCGGCGATCGCGAACTACTACTCACGCAACTGCAGCGAGCCATCGGCGGCATTGGTCTGGCAGTGCTGCCGATCCTGTTTCTGTTGATGCTCGCCGCCGCTGGCTCCACGGTGCTGCAAATTGGTTTTCTGTTTGTCCCCGACCGTCTGGCTCCCGACTTCAGCCGGCTGAACCCACTTTCGGGCGTGCAGCGGATTGTCTCGATGCAGGGCGTCGCCCGACTGGGATTCGGGCTGCTGAAAGTGGCGATCGTCGCCTCGGTGGCCGGCGCAGCCATCTACGCCCGCTGGGATCAGATCCTGCTATCGAGCAGCTTGGAGATCGGCCAAATCGCGATGATGCTGATCGACGTGACGATCGCCACGCTGCTGTGGGTCGGCGGTGCTTTGCTCACGCTCGCTCTTTTCGACTTTGCGTTCCAGAAATGGAAGCACGAGCAGGACCTCAAGATGACCCACCAGGAAATCAAAGAGGAAATGAAGAACATGCAGGGCGATCCGCAGATTATCGCCCGCCGCCGCCAGGTGCAGCGGCAAATGGTAATGAATCGCATGTCGGGTGCGGTCCCGCAGGCCGACGTGGTAGTGACCAACCCCACCGAGCTGGCGGTCGCCATCAAGTACGAGCATGGTGTGATGGCCGCGCCGGTGGTGGTTGCCAAAGGTGCCGGGGTGCTCGCCCAGCGTATCCGCCGACTCGCGCTGGAGAACAACATTCCCATCGTCGAGCGCAAACCGTTGGCGCAGTTGCTCTACAAGGAAGTGGACGTGAACCACCCGATCCCCGATGGCAGCTACGCCGCAGTGGCCGAAGTGCTAGCCTACGTCTATCAGTTAAAGGGTAAGAAGATACCCGGGATGAAGCGTGCTGCGTAG
- a CDS encoding ExbD/TolR family protein, whose product MRIIKKKNTQIAEGDMTPMIDMVFQLIAFFMMLINFSKVDQDQRVNLPLSELAKPPEMAYEKPITLQMTKDEGIILNAGGDSLMTMDELRNALKREASIIRAAGKDVTLDDVTIVIRADKNARIGKVQEMMDAAQQAEFNAFALRGQQDQAQDQARVKAQ is encoded by the coding sequence ATGCGCATCATAAAGAAAAAGAACACGCAGATCGCCGAGGGGGATATGACCCCGATGATCGACATGGTCTTTCAGTTGATTGCCTTCTTCATGATGCTTATTAACTTCTCGAAGGTCGATCAGGATCAACGGGTAAACTTGCCGCTTAGCGAACTGGCCAAGCCGCCAGAGATGGCGTACGAGAAACCGATTACCCTGCAGATGACAAAAGACGAAGGCATTATTCTCAACGCAGGTGGTGACTCGTTGATGACCATGGACGAGTTGCGCAATGCGTTGAAACGTGAGGCGTCGATCATTCGTGCCGCCGGCAAGGACGTTACCCTCGACGACGTCACAATCGTGATTCGGGCCGACAAGAACGCCCGCATCGGCAAGGTGCAAGAGATGATGGATGCCGCGCAGCAAGCCGAATTCAATGCGTTTGCGTTGCGAGGGCAACAAGATCAAGCCCAAGATCAGGCGCGAGTAAAAGCTCAGTAA
- the fliQ gene encoding flagellar biosynthesis protein FliQ: MNPQDAVDLSREAMVIAMFIAAPVLIAGMLVGLIIGLIQALTQIQEQTVAFVPKLVAMVIVLAWTLPWLINRLMEYSQQVFTEIPNYL; the protein is encoded by the coding sequence ATGAATCCTCAAGACGCAGTCGACCTTAGCCGCGAAGCGATGGTAATCGCCATGTTCATTGCCGCGCCGGTGTTAATCGCCGGCATGCTGGTCGGTTTGATCATTGGCTTGATCCAAGCGCTCACGCAGATCCAAGAACAAACCGTTGCGTTTGTTCCCAAGCTGGTCGCGATGGTCATCGTACTGGCGTGGACTTTGCCGTGGCTCATCAATCGGCTCATGGAGTACAGCCAGCAAGTGTTTACCGAGATTCCGAATTACCTTTAG